One Acidobacteriota bacterium genomic window, TGCCGACTGCGACGACACCGACATCGCGAGTTACCCAGGTGCGGCTGAGCTTTGTGACGGCAACGACAACAACTGCGATACCACTGTGCCGGCCGATGAGCTCGATGGCGACTCGGATCTCTACGTCAGCTGTTCCGGTTGGAACGACTCTCAGGGCGACCAGCCTGCGATCCTCGGTGGCGCAGACTGCAATAACTCGGATAGCTCCAGTTACCCCGGCGCGTCCGAAGTGTGCGACGGCAACGACAACAACTGCGACACGATCGTGCCGACCGACGAGCTCGACAGCGATTCCGATCTCTACGTGGCGTGTTCGACCTGGGCCGATAGCCAGGGTGACCAACCTGCCATTCTCGGCGGTGCCGACTGCAACAACGCGGACGGGACTAGTTTCCCGGGAGCGACGGAGGTCTGCGACGGCAACGACAACGACTGCGATACGATTGTGCCGGCCAATGAGCTTGACGGCGATCTGGATCTCTTCGTGGCCTGCGCCATCTGGAGCGACACCCAGGGCGATCAGCCGTCGATCCTCGGCGGTGCCGATTGTGACCCCGCCGACATGATCAGCTTCCCCGGCGCGCTCGAGATCTGTGACGGCAACGACAATAGCTGCAGCGGAACGGCGGACGACGGCGACGCCGATTCCGACACGGTCCTGGTCTGCGACGATTGTGACGACGGGAACTTCGACGTGAATGCGTTGCCGTCCGAATCGCAGAACCTCCTGTTTGTGGATCCGACCACGATGCAGTGGAGCGCGCCGGCGATGCTGGGTGGAACCAGCGTGAACTACGACGTTCTTCGCACCGACGCAGCGGACGACTTCGTCACGCTGCCGGTCTGCGTGGAGTCCGACGATGGGTCGGATACGCAGGCGGTCGACGCCAATGTGCCGGCGAGCGGTGCGGTTTTCTTCTACCTGTCGCGGCCGCTCAATGCCTGTGGCGATGGGTCGCCGGGAGCCGATAGCGACGCAATCGAAAGGGCTGCCGCAACCTGTCCATAATCCTGCGGGGATCGGTCATAATGGACCGATCCCCGGAGGCACTATGTCGGAGTATGTAGCACGAGTCTCATGGAAGCGCGGCGCAGACGAGCCGTACATCGATAACAAGTACAGTCGAGCCCACCAGTGGAGTTTCGACGGTGGGCAGACGGTCGAGGCATCCTCGTCTCCGCATATCGTGCCGTTGCCGTACTCGACAGAAGTGGGTGTCGACCCGGAAGAAGCGTTCGTCGCATCGCTGTCGAGTTGTCACATGCTGTTCTTCATGGCGATCGCAGCGAAGCAGCGCTACGTCATCGACCGCTACGTGGACAATCCCGTTGGGGTAGTTGAGAAGGACGCCGACGGCAAGATGTCAATGACCACAGTCAAGCTCCGGCCAGAAGTGGTGTTCTCGGGCGAGAGGCAACCGGATCGGGCGGTTCTTGAGAAGCTGCACAACTCGGCACACAAGAGGTGCTTCATTGCCAATTCCGTCAAGACTTCCGTGACAGTCGAGATCCCATGACACGATCAACGCAGCAGGTCGATCAAATCAGAAACCTCGGCAGGCTTTGCCTCGACAGCGACGATCCGCCAGGGCCGTCCCGAGCGACGGATCAGCCGCAGATTCAACGTCTGAAGGTCGGCCCGTAATTCGCGAAGGTTTCGCGGGTCGGTCCAGAGGGTGTCGGTGACCGCGACGACGACGACGGCCCGGGCTTCATTCGCACTGTCTATTTCGATCCGGCGAATGCCGGTCGCCACGTGGGGTGCCGGCGTTTGTTGCAGGTAGAGCGCCAGCATTCCCACGACCGCGCGCTTGTCCCGTCCCTCAGCGTCCGAGTAGTTCTCGTCGAGTAGGGACGTGAGCGCGCGAAGGTTGCCGGCTTCCGCGGCCGCCTCGCCGTCGGCGATCAGATTGCGGATGCGATCCTCGTCGGTCGGTCCGCCGCAGGACAATGTGAGGGAGATCAGCAAGAGGGGCAGCAGGTGTCGCATGAGAGTGTTACGCGTTGACTCGCGGGTCCGTCCAGTCACCTAATCGGATTCCCCGAGCACACCCACGATCGCGAACTGTAACCCGTAGCGAACGTCGATATCGGTCCGTCCCAGCAGGGTGGTTGTGGGAAAGTCCTCCGCAGGTCCCACTGTCACGCTTTCCCCAGGCCCCACCATCCGCGCGAACCGCTGCATGCGTATCCGCCAATCGGGATCCGCCGCTGGAGTCACAGGGAACCGCAGCTTTCCCGTTCGGAGATAGTTGTCGTACGGTCGTCGCTGGTAGCGCCTGAGCTTGTCTTCCGCCGGTCTCAGCACCGTCGCCTCGGGAAACTCAGACGCGAACTCGGCGTAGGTCGTCAGCAGCGTCGGCAACGCAGCCAGCGAGTCCCCACGTTCCGCGGCGGGCCCGGAAACGGCCCGTCCCAGTAGCTGACTCCACAGGCTCGGGGCGCCATCCGAAGCCTCGCGATCGTAGTAGAGCGCATTGGAGTTCCATAGCAACCCGCTATGCCCGAACCGCAGGATACGATCAGCCACCGTGCGGTCATAGGCGACGACGCTGTCACAGAGCGGGTGGTAGGTCACCAGGATCGGTCGACCGTCCAGCGTGTCGTTGACAAGTTCGTGCCAGTTCATCATTCGAATCGGATAGCCACGCACCGTTTCGCCGACTTGCACCACGATCACCCGATCTTCGGAGACCAGGAAGCTGCCACGATGTTCTTCGTTGAACGTGGCCATCTCCGCCACCGCCATCGTCGGCGGATTGTCCAGCGCGGGAATGCCGTCCTTCGGGACGCCGCCGGCGACCAGCACCGATCGGTCCAGGGTGAAACTTCCCACCTCGAACCCATAGCTCTCCACCGTGCGCCCATCGCCGACGGCCCCATCGCCGGAGCGCAGCATCGGCACCACGCGCCAGCTGGAGACGACAAGCGACAACGCCAGAGCGACCCAAAGGACCCAGCCGCCGCTGCGGAAGTCCAGGACACGCTTGCGATCAGCCATCGGTCGACTCCTGGGAATTAGTTGGGCGCGAACGCGATGTAGAGCATGTAGTAAATCAGAACGCCGGTGACCGAGACATAGATCCAGACCGGGAGGGTCCAGCGCGCGAGTTTGCGATGACGGTCGAATTGCTTGCGGGCGGCGAACCAGATCAGACAGGCGACAAGCGGCGGGACCAGCGCGGCCAGGACCGTGTGGCTTAGCAGGATGCCGAAATAGACCGGACGGGACCAGCCGTCACCCTGGAACGGGGTTGCACCTGCGTGTCGGTGGTAGTCCAGGTAGGAGACCAGGAAGGCAACAGACGTCCCGGTGGCAAGGAGCATGGTCGTCAGATGCGCGCCGATACGGCGTCGGCGGATGAAGAACAGACCCAGCAACAGCAGACAGGCGCAGGTGCCGTTGAGGATGGCGTGGAGTCGCGGGCGATGGCTGAGGCTCTCGTCGGTCGGCGCGGACCCGCTCACGAAGTAGACAACAAGCACGATCACGACGGCGGCCAGCACGATCCCTAGCGGGAAGGCCGAGCGTTTCATCGGTCTGCGACGATCTGTAGGACCGCTTTCGCCCATGAATCGTCGGAGTTCACGCAGGGCAGCAGGGCCAGCGTCTCGCCACCGGCCTCACGCCAGGACTCCAAC contains:
- a CDS encoding OsmC family protein, which translates into the protein MSEYVARVSWKRGADEPYIDNKYSRAHQWSFDGGQTVEASSSPHIVPLPYSTEVGVDPEEAFVASLSSCHMLFFMAIAAKQRYVIDRYVDNPVGVVEKDADGKMSMTTVKLRPEVVFSGERQPDRAVLEKLHNSAHKRCFIANSVKTSVTVEIP
- a CDS encoding DUF3179 domain-containing protein — encoded protein: MADRKRVLDFRSGGWVLWVALALSLVVSSWRVVPMLRSGDGAVGDGRTVESYGFEVGSFTLDRSVLVAGGVPKDGIPALDNPPTMAVAEMATFNEEHRGSFLVSEDRVIVVQVGETVRGYPIRMMNWHELVNDTLDGRPILVTYHPLCDSVVAYDRTVADRILRFGHSGLLWNSNALYYDREASDGAPSLWSQLLGRAVSGPAAERGDSLAALPTLLTTYAEFASEFPEATVLRPAEDKLRRYQRRPYDNYLRTGKLRFPVTPAADPDWRIRMQRFARMVGPGESVTVGPAEDFPTTTLLGRTDIDVRYGLQFAIVGVLGESD
- a CDS encoding DUF420 domain-containing protein; protein product: MKRSAFPLGIVLAAVVIVLVVYFVSGSAPTDESLSHRPRLHAILNGTCACLLLLGLFFIRRRRIGAHLTTMLLATGTSVAFLVSYLDYHRHAGATPFQGDGWSRPVYFGILLSHTVLAALVPPLVACLIWFAARKQFDRHRKLARWTLPVWIYVSVTGVLIYYMLYIAFAPN